GGGATCGGCGTCAGCTTCGAGTTCGTGGCCGGGATGGTGAAGCGCGCGCCCGTCTGGATGCAGCGCTCGGGGCTGGAGTGGTTTCACCGGCTGGCGATGGAGCCGCGCCGCCTGTGGAAGCGCTACGCCGTCACCAACCCGCGCTTCGCCGCCCTGGTGCTGCGGGAATACACGAGGGGCGGGAGGCCGCCCGCGCCCCCCGCCCCTCACGATGTCTCCTCGCCGCGCGGTCAGTAGCGGGCGAGGCGGTCCTTGACCTGCTGCCCGATGCGGCTGGGGGTGCCCGCCCAGTCGGTGATGAGCATGGGGAAGGCGCAGATCGGGTCGCGCTTGGAATCCTGCGCCGTGGACTCGCCCGGCGCCGGAGCGGTCCACGCCCACGCGATCCAGGAGAGGTTGAGCTCGTCGGCCTTGTCCAGCGCGGCGTTCAGGTAGCGCGGCGAGCAGTCGTAGTTGCCGAACTCGCTGATCATCACCGGGTCCGTCTTGGCGAGGAAGGCCCAATCCTCCTCCCACGTCTCCGGCTGCTTCCCCGGCCAGTCCCACGGATGCGCCACGTACACCAGGTTGAACCCCTTCACCCGGTGGTCCGGCACCCCGTCCAGGAAGTACCCCCACGAGGTGCCGCCCAGGAGCACGAGGTTCTTGGCGCCGGTGCCGCGCACCTCGTCGTACAGCCGCTGCATCCCCACGGCCTGGAAGGCGGCGCGCGGCTCGTACGTCTGGTCCGCCGGCGCCAGCCCGCCGTTCAGCCACATGTCCCAGTTGGAGAAGCCGAACTCCTGCGCCCCGCCGATGGGGTACGGCTCGCCGTACAGCTCGTACAGCACGCCGCCGTCGTTCTTGTAGCGCTCCGCCACCTGCCGCCAGAACGGGATGGAGTGGTTCACGTCCGGCATCGGCTGGTGCGTGTTGGTCCTGAACACGTCGCCGGGATACGCCGGGTCGCCGCGGTCGCTCGCGTTGAGGGCCAGGATCACGTACAGCCCCGCCTGGCGCGCCTGCTTCACCACGCGGTCCACCCGCGCCTGGTACCCCGCGTCGTAGTACCGCGACTGGGGGAGCCAGAAGAACTGGGCGAGCTCGATGCGCACGGTGTTCGCCCGCCAACCCCGGATGCGCGCGAAGTCCGCAGCGGCCGCCGAGTCGATCCCCAGGCG
This genomic interval from Longimicrobium sp. contains the following:
- a CDS encoding cellulase family glycosylhydrolase, translated to RLGIDSAAAADFARIRGWRANTVRIELAQFFWLPQSRYYDAGYQARVDRVVKQARQAGLYVILALNASDRGDPAYPGDVFRTNTHQPMPDVNHSIPFWRQVAERYKNDGGVLYELYGEPYPIGGAQEFGFSNWDMWLNGGLAPADQTYEPRAAFQAVGMQRLYDEVRGTGAKNLVLLGGTSWGYFLDGVPDHRVKGFNLVYVAHPWDWPGKQPETWEEDWAFLAKTDPVMISEFGNYDCSPRYLNAALDKADELNLSWIAWAWTAPAPGESTAQDSKRDPICAFPMLITDWAGTPSRIGQQVKDRLARY